From the genome of Spinacia oleracea cultivar Varoflay chromosome 2, BTI_SOV_V1, whole genome shotgun sequence, one region includes:
- the LOC110797902 gene encoding DNA polymerase II subunit B3-1: protein MSSSKRFEKTFSRKNKVTNKESTVAAYTEEVEEHILISQLKSSSSSKQKQNGKPENSKSNTNKSGSKSAIVDSKKKSTPATTQKPNNKKDGSGVKQKIENADQTQKQKRKAENGGGERQKEKKPKTVVTASKAAKNDKKVKEKEEEKEESSECAFPTNRIIRIVKSEGSSDFKISGEAVFLINKAAEKFVELFSKDAYDSAVEDRKSFVAYKHLASAVFKEKRLDFLSDFVPEKVTAEKALAERKPAENLPQLPG from the exons ATGAGCAGTTCAAAGAGATTTGAGAAGACATTCTCAAGGAAGAATAAGGTGACCAACAAGGAGTCCACTGTTGCTGCGTATACAGAAGAAGTAGAAGAGCATATACTAATTTCACAACTcaaatcatcatcatcgtctaaacaaaaacaaaatggaAAACCAGAGAATTCCAAAAGTAACACCAACAAAAGTGGCAGCAAATCCGCCATTGTTGACAGCAAGAAGAAATCCACTCCTGCAACAACCCAGAAACCGAACAACAAGAAAGACGGAAGTGGAGTGAAGCAGAAGATTGAGAATGCAGATCAAACCCAGAAGCAGAAAAGGAAGGCGGAGAATGGGGGAGGAGAGAGACAGAAAGAGAAGAAACCGAAGACAGTGGTGACAGCGTCGAAGGCGGCGAAGAATGACAAGAAGGTGAAGGAAAAGGAGGAGGAGAAGGAAGAAAGTTCTGAGTGTGCGTTTCCGACGAATCGAATCATTCGTATTGTTAAGAGTGAGGGTTCTTCCGATTTCAAAATTAGTGGGGAAGCTGTGTTTCTCATTAACAAAGCTGCT GAAAAGTTTGTCGAACTATTCTCGAAAGATGCCTATGACTCAGCAGTTGAAGATCGTAAGAGCTTTGTTGCCTACAAGCACCTTG CCTCTGCTGTCTTTAAAGAGAAGAGGCTCGACTTCCTTTCAG ATTTTGTTCCTGAGAAAGTAACCGCTGAGAAGGCCTTGGCTGAAAGAAAACCTGCGGAGAACTTACCACAGTTACCAGGCTAG